ATTGTCTGCATTATCTACTAAAATCAACATTTCATTCATTATAGTAATTGTTTTTTTTCATTAATAGTTACAAATTTTGAATGTTTTAAAAACCGAATAATCCAATCTTTCAAGTACATATCTTTCAAATTTTGAATTGAGTTTAAAAGGAATATTTTATCCTCATCTAAATTATCATGATAACCTAGGAAAAATGGTGCCGAATTTTGAACTGTAAACCTTAGAAATCGCAATTCAACAATATTACTATTTACACTTATGGCTGCAGATAGCGCACTTTTACCCTTTGAAAAATAGCTCCATTTACTAAATGGATTGAATACATATTTTGACATAATCATTTGTGCGCAAGCCCTATATCCAGCCATTAGAGGTGCAGATTCAGTGTCGTAAGGCTTTAAAATATGCAATAACTCTTTACAAGAATTTTCTTGCGTTGGCGCTTGTTCATATAAAATACGCAACTCCGGCAACGAAGGTTTTTCTGCAAAACAACAGCTGCAACAAAAAATTAATAAACAAAAAAAGATTCGTCTCATACAAGGTTTATTTTTTCTTGAATGATACAATTCAGCATCAATCTTATTTTCTTCCCATTATTAATACGCACCCGTTCTTTTAGTAATTGATGTGATGGTATTCTTTTAATTTTATTAAATAAAGAAACATAATACACATACGCTAGATAAACGCCTCCTCTCGAAGTCGCAGGCAACATTTTAATACCCTGCTTTGCAATAGCAAAATCTTCTGCCACATCTCGTTCAATTGCCTCTTTTTCTGCATCTGTAAAACAGGTTAAGTTTACATTTGGAAAGTAAGTCCTACCCAAAACTTGATAATCATCCTTCATATCTCTTAAAAAATTGACTTTTTGAAAAGCCGCACCCAGCTTCATCGCGAAGGGCTTCAAAGCTTCGTAGGAATCTTTATTACCTTCTGCAAAAACATATAAACACATCAATCCTACAACTTCTGCAGACCCTAAAATATATTGTTCATATCTTTCATCATTGTAATTTATTTTGGATAAATCCATTTCCATGCTTTGTAAAAATGTTTCAATCAAAGACTTATCAATTGAAAATTCTTTAACCACATGCTGAAAAGAATTTAATATAGGGTTCGTGGAAATACCCATTTCTATTGACTCGTAGGTGTCATTTTTAAATTTCTCCAATAAATATTTCTTATCGTAAGAATCAAAGCTATCTACAATTTCATCAGCTATGCGCACAAAGCCATAAATAGCATAAATAGCTTGCCTCAAGCGTTTATCAATCAGCAAAATGCCTAAGGAGAAACTTGTGCTGTAAGACTTGGTTGTAATTTTACTTACATCGAATGAAAGGTTATCAAATAGTTGTTTCATGTCTAGGCGTTTAATTGCTTAATTAATAGTTCAGCTGCTATTTTACCAGAGATAATTGAAGGTGGCACCCCAGGGCCAGGCACTGTCAACTGACCGGCATAAAAAAGATTTTTTATTTTTTTGTTGCGCATTTTAGGCTTTAAGATGGCAGTTTGATTTAGGGTATTAGCCAAGCCATAAGCATTTCCTTTGTAAGCATTATAATCCATTTTGAAATCTGCCACACAATAGCTTTTTTTATAGTCGATAAAGGGTAAAATAGGTTCTCCTATATGTAGTGATAATCGACTCATCATTATTTCAAAATACTTTTCGAGCGTGGTTTCATCATCACCAACTAACCCAGCAGCAATAGGCATTAATAAAAACAAATTTTCGTGTCCTGTGGGTGCAACATCTGCATCTGTTCGAGAACTGCAGCAAGCATAAAACAAAGGTTTTGCGGGCCACTGGGGATTTTTATAAATATCTTTCGCATGTTGCCACATATCTTCATCAAAGAACAAAGTATGGTGCAATAGTTTACTTAATTTCTTTTTTATGCCCACATAGAAAATAAGACAAGAAGGTGCAAAAGTTTTCTTCTGCCAATAATTCTCATCATAGTTTTTGGATTGCTTTTCTAATAAATCATTTTCTACATGATGATAATCGGCTGAAGCAATTACAGCATCAAAATCAATTAAACCATTTTTTGTTTTAATGGAAGAAACTTTATCATTCTTAGTTATTATTTTCTCTACTGGGCAATCAAAATAAAATTGAACATGCCTACTTAAAGCTACATTTTGCATAGCTTCAACAACTTTTGAAAAGCCTCCTTTTGGATACCAAGTACCTAATTTCAAACCGGCATAATTCATTAAACTATAGAGTGCAGGCGTGTCTTGCGGCATAGCTCCTAAAAAAAGTACCGGAAATTCCATTAAAGCAATCAATTTGGAATTTGAAAAATACTTACGCACGTGCTTACTAAAGGATGAAAACACTTGCATTTTCATAGCGCTTTTGAGCAACTTAATATTGGCAAATTCCAAGATAGAATCTCCAGGCATATAAGCTAACCGAAGCATTCCTTCGTTGTACTTATATTTCGCTTCTTCCATAAAAGCATCCAATTTGGAGGAGCCCTCTTTTTCCAATGAGTCAAACAAATTGCCCAGCATCTTATAATCTGCAGGAATTTTTAATTTTTCTTCCCCTGAAAAAACCATTTCAAAACCAGGATCCAATAATTCCAATTGATAAAAATCAGTAACTTTTAATCCAAAATCTTGAAAGAAATTTTCAAAAACCTCTGGCATCCAATACCAACTTGGTCCCATATCAAATGTGTAGCCGTTATCCGTTTTTAATTGCCGGGCACGACCTCCAATAGCTGCATTTTTTTCAAACAAATGCACTTCATGTCCTGCCTCTGCTAAATACGCAGCCGCACTTAATCCCGAGAACCCAGCTCCTATAACAGCAATTTTTGCCATGAAACTATTTTTTCTTTTTGAATTCGGTTTCGAAATAATGTGTATGAAATCTATTTAAACGCATCAGTAACGATACCAAGTTTTCTTGCTCTTCATCGGAAAGATCTCCTGTAACTTTTGGCTGCATTCCAGCCAATGCATTAAAAATTTTACCCAATAACTCTTTACCTTTTGGCGTAAGCGACACACGACTTGCTCGCTTATCATTTTCATCCTTTTCGTGAGCAATTAATCCTCTTTTCTCCAACCTCTTTAGCATATCATTTACGGTAGAAAATTCCATCATCGCTTCATTACTTATTTCTGAACGATTTGGGTTTTTCAATCTTTGAGTGAGCGCCAACAATCTAAATTCTTCTATGCTAGCAACTCCTAACTTTTGAAAAGGTTCTTTAGCATAGTTTTTCACAAACATGTTCATCCTTCCTAATAAATAACCAACAAGTGCCTTATTAGATATATCCGGTGACTGATAAGTTCTAATTACATTTTTAGAATTTTCCACCACGGATTTCTCTGCATCTTGCCCAGCACCTTCACGATTAAGCAACCAACGTGCAAACGAAATAGCATCCCCACTTGCGTCGTTTTCTCGAAATGACTTCCATTTATGAATTAAGTCCAACAAATCGTCTATAGAATTCTCCATTTATTAAAATACTTTAAAAGCATGAAAAAATATTTTTTCAAAAGTAACGATTTCGTTTTAATTTAAAAAATATTAAAACGAAATCATTATAATTTTATTCTCAAAAAATGATAAAATGATAAAAAATAAGCTACTTCTATTCCCTAAAATTATTATCAGAATATTTTTCATACAAAAAAAGGCTCAGCAAATAATTGCTGAGCCTTTGTATAAATGACCGAGTTGTAAAGTTTTACAATCGAACATGTACATTTAAACTTACACGAGGAGGATTGTTGTAATTATTATAATAAGCTTCCGGGTTATCATTGAGTGGAACTCCGTTCATATATTCTACTCTTGCATTTGCTAAATCCACGCCAGCAATTATAGCAGGAATTACGGCTGAAAATATCCACTGTCCCCTATTTTGATATACATATCCTCTTCTTCCTGCATCGTAGAAAACATGGTAATCAGGAAAATAAACATGGCTTCTATAATTATAACCATGTGCGTGCGCCCAATATAGCGGTCTAGGTTCTTCATAGCCTCTCCTTTGACCGAAATAAACGCTTCTATTGTAACGACTATCATTTCTGTAAGCTATTACATTATTACTACGCATATTATACTGTGGTCTATATTCATCCCTTCTATATTCCTGCCTATTTTGATACCTGTCTTGATGTCTATCCTGATGTCTATATTGCGCAGAAACTGTTCCAATAAAGGCGAATGAAGCAATTGAAAGTATTGCTATATAAAGTTTGGTATTTTTCATATCATGAATATTTTTAAGTAAAAAATTATTATTAAAATCACTTAACACTGTGTTTAAAATAAGACATTCTATCTTGTTCTAAAGTTTAATTAGGAGATTAATAAATATTCCATAAAAATCAAAAAGCAATCTACTTTCTGTTTACTCAAATATTCATGGTACAATCTCATTATAGGAAAACTACCTTATATGGATTCACTCCCGGCGCTACAGAAAAACTAAATTTCAATTTACCAGTATTATCAAAACAGTATTCCATGCCAGGAGCTACATAATCAATCGCATCAGAAACATATACATCTCCATTTGAAGGATCAATATCTAACCCGTAAGGAGATTTAAAAATGGTATTATCTGTAATAAAATTACTTGGGGTTCCATGTAAATTGGTTGTGCTAAGTGTGGTAACAGATGTGCCTTCCAAATAAAGATTATCATCATAAATAACCATCTTACCTGTTGCATTTACAGTGTTTGAAGAATCTGTAATCGTATTACTAGAAGCATCTATTTTATAAATACGCGGCAAAATAGTGGAATAATTTCCAAATGTAGAAACATAAATATTTCCTTTCGAATCGGCTACTACATAATTGGGATTAAGGCCTACTTTAATCTTTTTAAGTTCTGTATTAGAAGTTAAATCAACTACGGAAACGGTACTATCATAATCCTCATGTATTACATAATTCAAACCTCCAGAATTGGCAACATACAGCATATTTCCTGAAATAGCCATTCCTTCAGGGTTGGTACCAACAATAATTGTTTGTGTAATTGAAAGCGCCGCGGTATCTATAATAGAAACAGTATTGTTAAATGCAGTAATCAACAATTCATTTTTATAAATCATTGCTTCGCGCGGACTCCATTTACTTGGGCCTGCAATTCTTTTTATCAATTTGCCCGATGTTTTATCTACTACAGTAACGTTATCCGAACCGTTCATTACAATATACATTTTACTACCAAAAATGATCGCATCATTTCCTGTACTTCCTAATGAAGTGCTATTATTCAAAGCGAAAAAATCGGCGGTAGCTTTTGCTGTTGCAAAATCGTAATAAGTAAGCGTGGTGTTGTTCCCCCCAAATCCACCTTGGTTTAATACATACACACCTGTTGTGGGCTCTACGGGCTCTTTCATAGGTGCGTCATTTTTTGTACACGCCGCAAAGCCGCCTATAATTGCAGCAGCTAAGACTAATAAATATTCCTGTTTTTTCATACTGAGGATTTTTTATATTTTATATTTGTAATGAAATACTAAGTTTGAAATTTCTTCCGGGCATTGGATAATATTTTACAACCTGATATTGTTGGTTAAATAAATTATTCAATTGAAATTTGAAAGAAATAATTTGTTCTTTTTTAGAAGTATAATGATACGCTACCGATAGGTCTTGCGTACTCCATCCAGCCAAGTAAGTGGCATAACTGTTCTGACCATTGATGTAGCGATAACCGGAAAACAAAGCATTATATCCAAAGGAAAATTTTTTATAATCACCCAATAAATTGAACGAACCAAAATTTTTAGGTGTATAAGGAATTTGATTTTTGTACAATGCCGATTGAGGATTCGTCATATTAATAGCCTGCTGAAAACTATAATTGGCAAATAAGCTAAAATGCCAATATTGTATAGGTTTAAAGTAAAATTTACTAGTAATATCCAGTCCTTTTATTTGCACTTTTCCAATATTCTGCATACTCCATTGTGCTAAGTTTTGTTGAGGAATCGCCAATATCATATTGGTTATGTTATTGTAATAAACATCTGTAGTCAGCAAAAAATTTTGCAACACAGAATGTTTAAGGTTTTGTTGCCATGTTACGCCTATATCCCATTGTTTTGTGTCCTCCGGTTTAAGGTTGGTATTACCCACGTTGGTGTAATACAAATCGTTGAAAGTAGGCATTCTGAAAATGCTTTTATAGAACGATCTTATGCGAAGTGGAATATTTTTAATGGGTTTATAACCCAATGAAACAGATGGCGAATGGGCTTGCATATTGGGCGGTTTACTCCCATTTTCAACAGTATTATTAACTATTGTACTTAACAAATTCGCTGTAATTACGAATGGGGCAAAATTTATTTTTGTACTGATATTGTTTAACCAAGTATAACGTTTGGGGTTAATAAAATTGCTTTGTTCGCTGTGCAAATTATTTATAAAGAAGTCCGATCCAATTGCTACATCCATAAATGAAAAAAGCTTCTGTTTAAATGCAGCACTTGTATAAAACTCTCTTTGCCAGAAAACATTTTTAAGCATGCCCGCCGAATTTAAAAATGTGGTATCCACATATTTATTATAAGCTGCATTGTATTTAGCTAACAACAATAAATTACTTTTCGTAGAGATTTTTTTTTGCCATGAAGCCTGTGCAAAAAAATCATTATCCCAATAGCGTTGACCTCCAGTATAATTATAATAGACAATAGAATTGGGCAAACCGCGCTGAGAATTATATGCGTAAACATCCGCGTTCAATACACTATTTGCAAATAAATATTTAGCGCTGGCACTTAGTTTTAAAGCTTTTATATCTGCATTTAACCTTCTTGCTTTTTCTGTAGAATCATTATTTACATAGGAAAAATTATATTGACCATTTGCGTATTGCCAATCTGTGCTGAAAGTAGTAGAAAACTTTTTAGAAAATTGATGACGCAGATTTACAAAAGGTTCAATCAATCCAAAAGAACCCGCCGTTAAACCCGTGTTGATGTAATTATTTCTCTTAGGTTGATTATCTGAAATATTATCTGTAGTTAGTTCTAAAACCGAGGCATAAGAAAAAGCCCTTGCAGATTGAAGAAGATTGTTCGGCTCTGCATTTGTTAAGCTTATATTCGTAAAACTATTTGCGGGAAATCTACCTAAGTCTATTTGTCCGTTTTGCACATCGCTCAACATTAATCCATCATAAGAAATACCAGTATGATTAGCCCCAAGGCTACGCACATTAATACTTTTAAACCCGCCAATTCCACCATAATCTTTTACTTGTACACCTGAAAAGTATT
The Arachidicoccus soli DNA segment above includes these coding regions:
- a CDS encoding phytoene desaturase family protein, which translates into the protein MAKIAVIGAGFSGLSAAAYLAEAGHEVHLFEKNAAIGGRARQLKTDNGYTFDMGPSWYWMPEVFENFFQDFGLKVTDFYQLELLDPGFEMVFSGEEKLKIPADYKMLGNLFDSLEKEGSSKLDAFMEEAKYKYNEGMLRLAYMPGDSILEFANIKLLKSAMKMQVFSSFSKHVRKYFSNSKLIALMEFPVLFLGAMPQDTPALYSLMNYAGLKLGTWYPKGGFSKVVEAMQNVALSRHVQFYFDCPVEKIITKNDKVSSIKTKNGLIDFDAVIASADYHHVENDLLEKQSKNYDENYWQKKTFAPSCLIFYVGIKKKLSKLLHHTLFFDEDMWQHAKDIYKNPQWPAKPLFYACCSSRTDADVAPTGHENLFLLMPIAAGLVGDDETTLEKYFEIMMSRLSLHIGEPILPFIDYKKSYCVADFKMDYNAYKGNAYGLANTLNQTAILKPKMRNKKIKNLFYAGQLTVPGPGVPPSIISGKIAAELLIKQLNA
- a CDS encoding DUF5074 domain-containing protein, which encodes MKKQEYLLVLAAAIIGGFAACTKNDAPMKEPVEPTTGVYVLNQGGFGGNNTTLTYYDFATAKATADFFALNNSTSLGSTGNDAIIFGSKMYIVMNGSDNVTVVDKTSGKLIKRIAGPSKWSPREAMIYKNELLITAFNNTVSIIDTAALSITQTIIVGTNPEGMAISGNMLYVANSGGLNYVIHEDYDSTVSVVDLTSNTELKKIKVGLNPNYVVADSKGNIYVSTFGNYSTILPRIYKIDASSNTITDSSNTVNATGKMVIYDDNLYLEGTSVTTLSTTNLHGTPSNFITDNTIFKSPYGLDIDPSNGDVYVSDAIDYVAPGMEYCFDNTGKLKFSFSVAPGVNPYKVVFL
- a CDS encoding phytoene/squalene synthase family protein, which produces MKQLFDNLSFDVSKITTKSYSTSFSLGILLIDKRLRQAIYAIYGFVRIADEIVDSFDSYDKKYLLEKFKNDTYESIEMGISTNPILNSFQHVVKEFSIDKSLIETFLQSMEMDLSKINYNDERYEQYILGSAEVVGLMCLYVFAEGNKDSYEALKPFAMKLGAAFQKVNFLRDMKDDYQVLGRTYFPNVNLTCFTDAEKEAIERDVAEDFAIAKQGIKMLPATSRGGVYLAYVYYVSLFNKIKRIPSHQLLKERVRINNGKKIRLMLNCIIQEKINLV
- a CDS encoding MarR family winged helix-turn-helix transcriptional regulator, whose translation is MENSIDDLLDLIHKWKSFRENDASGDAISFARWLLNREGAGQDAEKSVVENSKNVIRTYQSPDISNKALVGYLLGRMNMFVKNYAKEPFQKLGVASIEEFRLLALTQRLKNPNRSEISNEAMMEFSTVNDMLKRLEKRGLIAHEKDENDKRASRVSLTPKGKELLGKIFNALAGMQPKVTGDLSDEEQENLVSLLMRLNRFHTHYFETEFKKKK
- a CDS encoding TonB-dependent receptor, producing the protein MNVYSVADAVKYFSGVQVKDYGGIGGFKSINVRSLGANHTGISYDGLMLSDVQNGQIDLGRFPANSFTNISLTNAEPNNLLQSARAFSYASVLELTTDNISDNQPKRNNYINTGLTAGSFGLIEPFVNLRHQFSKKFSTTFSTDWQYANGQYNFSYVNNDSTEKARRLNADIKALKLSASAKYLFANSVLNADVYAYNSQRGLPNSIVYYNYTGGQRYWDNDFFAQASWQKKISTKSNLLLLAKYNAAYNKYVDTTFLNSAGMLKNVFWQREFYTSAAFKQKLFSFMDVAIGSDFFINNLHSEQSNFINPKRYTWLNNISTKINFAPFVITANLLSTIVNNTVENGSKPPNMQAHSPSVSLGYKPIKNIPLRIRSFYKSIFRMPTFNDLYYTNVGNTNLKPEDTKQWDIGVTWQQNLKHSVLQNFLLTTDVYYNNITNMILAIPQQNLAQWSMQNIGKVQIKGLDITSKFYFKPIQYWHFSLFANYSFQQAINMTNPQSALYKNQIPYTPKNFGSFNLLGDYKKFSFGYNALFSGYRYINGQNSYATYLAGWSTQDLSVAYHYTSKKEQIISFKFQLNNLFNQQYQVVKYYPMPGRNFKLSISLQI